In Chitinibacter sp. FCG-7, the genomic stretch ACGCAGTGGCACGGTTGCTTCCTTCGCGAGGGATGAGGCGCTATTGTAACCAAGTTGCATTTATCGTGTGTGAAATTGCACGGGTTTGCCGAGAGGACTGTTTGCTGCTTTATTCGAGCTTGGTAATTTGCTGCTGAAAGCGCGCCAGCGAGCCGTCTTTCTGCATTTTCTCCAGCGCCCGGCTGAGTTTTTTGGCGACGGCCTGATGTTTGGGGTCCAACCAGATATGCGTGCCCATGCGGGCAAATTCGTCTTTTTTCAGCGCAGGCGTTGCCGAATGGAATTCGTGATCAACCGGCGTGCCCGAATTGAGCACGCAAACCTGAACCCGGCGGGCTTTGACCATCCGGATGCAGGCAGAAATACTATCGTTTGGGTTCAGATTGGCACGTCCGCCCAATTGAAGTTCGACGGTCACAATGCCGCGTGGATAGGCCACGTCCAGCCCGTACAGATCCGACCATTGCCGGATGTGCTGCTCATACGAGATGGCGTAAAAATACAGCGGGAAATACGAGGGCTCAACGCGGATCAGCTTGGGATAGCGCAGGCCAAATTCGGCGCTGCGGCCCGCATCGCCGTCAAATTTCTGCTCCTGCAATTCCAGCTCGGCGCGGCGGGCTGGGCGGTAGCTGAGGGTGTAGGGAATCTGACTGAGCTCAAACAGCGTCTTGATCAATTGCGCCTGAGCTTTGCCGATGGCTTGCTGCTGATCAACCGGCGTTACCAGATGAATGGTTTGCTCCGCCTGTGCCGTGGCGGTATAGATCAGCATCGCAATCGCCAGCCTGCGCATCTCTTTAGCCCTTATTCGAGTTCACGCAGGCTTTGCTGCGCCATCTAATCATGCAGGCGGCGGCGAAATAGCCAGCGCTGTGCATCACTTTCCTGCTCAATCCACTGATAGCCTTCCAGATCAAACGCTTTGAGCTGCTCGGCGTCTTCAATCCCGTTGAGGGCAGCATAGCGCACCATCAGGCCACGTGCGCGCTTGGCATAAAAACTGATGATTTTGTACTGGCCGTTTTTATAGTCTTCAAACACCGGCGTAATCAGCCGTGCGGTGAGCTGCTTGGGTTTCACCGCTTTGAAATACTCATCGCTGGCCAGATTGACCACGGTGTGGCCCTCCAGCGCGTTGATGGTGTCGGTGATTTGCGTGCCCCAGAAATGGTAAAGATGATCACCGCGCGGGTTGGTCAGCCGCGTACCCATTTCCAGCCGGTAGGGCTGCATCAGATCCAGCGGGCGCAGCAGGCCATACAGGCCCGATAAAATCCGCAGATGATAGCTCAGGTAGTCAAGTTGCGCTGGCGCAAGGCTTTTGGCCGCCAGCCCTTCGTACACATCGCCCATAAACGCCAGCACGGCCTGTTTGGCGTTGCCGGGGTTAAAGTCGCTGTGCCAGCTGTGGTAGCGGCCGACGTTCAGTACCGCCAGTTCGTCGGAAATCTTCATCAGCTTGGCGATGTCGGAGGGGGATTTTTCGCGCAAAACGGTGATTAATTGCTGCGACTGATCCAGAAAATCCGGCAGCGTAAAGTGCGCCGTAGTCGGGGGCGTGGTGTAGTCCAGCGTTTTGGCCGGGGAAATCAACATCAACATCTGGGCTTGCTCGGTAGGGTATATGAATAAAGGCCAATACTGGATTGGCCTTTGGGGTTATACATTCCAGGGTATTTTAGCTAACGTCAACGCCTGAATCGCGCAGGCGGGCAGCCAGCTCCATGGCGGTTTTAACCTGCATTTTTTCCAGAATGCGCGCGCGATGCACTTCAACCGTTTTCATCGAAATCGACAAATCATCGGCAATTTGCTTGTTCAGGCGGCCGGTGAGAATCAGCTTCATCACCTCGGTTTCGCGTGGCGTCAGACAGGCTAGTCGCTCGCCAACGGCGGTGCGGTTTTCCCATTCGCTGCGATTCATCTGATCCATCGACAGGCAACCTTCGACCAAATCGACGATGTCATTATCCGAAAATGGCTTTTCGATAAAGTCGGCCGCACCTTGCTTGAGCGCGGCCACCGCCATCGGCACGTCGCCGTGGCCGGTGAGGAACACCACCGGCGGCGTGTAGGCGCGCTCTTGCAGCTTGCTAAACAACTCCATGCCGCCCATACCGGGCATGCGCACGTCCAGAATCAGGCAGCCAAACGCATCCGGATTGTAATTGGCCAGCAGTTCTTCGGCGCTGGCAAACAGCTGCGCCGAATGATTGCGGGTTGAAAACAGCCACGACAGAGCGTCGCGGATGGCGTCGTCGTCATCAACAATGGCAATGTGGCGATTAAGGCTCATAGGCTTCGCTCTCTATAGAAAGTGGCAGTGTAAAGTGAAAACAGCTTCCGCCCAAGGGGTTGGCTTCAACCCACAGACGGCCCTGATGGTGTTCGATGATCGAGCGGCAGATATTGAGCCCCATCCCCATCCCGCTGCCCTTGGTGGTATAGAACGGTTTGAAGAGTTGTTCCATCTGTTCGGTGCTAATGCCGGTGCCGCGGTCGGTGATGCTGACCGCCAGCATTTCATCGTCGCGGCGTACTTTAACATCTAATGTGCGTTGCTTGACCGGCGTTTCGGCCATCGCTTCGATGGCATTTTTCATCAGATTGAAAATCACCTGCTCCAGCATGACCGCGTCGGCATAAATCGGTGGCAAGTGGCGCGTATCGCTGACGCTGAGTTTGACCTGGGCTTTTTTGATTTCGGCGCTAAGCAGCGTTTGTACCGTGTCGAGCAAATCGGCGATTTCGCAGCGCTTGCGATGCGGTGCGCGCCGCTGCACAAATTCGCGAATGCCGCGAATAATCTGGCCCGCACGCTTGGCCTGTGCGGCCATTTTCTCGATCGCCTGATCAAGCTGGGCAATATTGGGGTTGTCCTGTGATAAGACATTGCGACAGCCAGTGGCGTAGCTGGCAATCGCCGCCAGCGGCTGATTCAGCTCGTGCGCCAGGCTGGAGGCCATTTCGCCCATGCTGATCAGCCGCGTGGTTTGTTGCAATTGCTCTTTCTGCTGGCGCTCCTGCTCCTGCGCATTTTTGAGCATGGTGATGTCGGTGGCGATTTCCAGCCAGACTTCGGAGCCATCAACCCAGATGCTGCTGCGGCTTTTCACCTGATACCAATGCTGGTGGTAATCGTCAAACCACTCGCTATCGACTGGCGCGCCTTTGCTGCGGCGAACCA encodes the following:
- the yaaA gene encoding peroxide stress protein YaaA, which produces MLMLISPAKTLDYTTPPTTAHFTLPDFLDQSQQLITVLREKSPSDIAKLMKISDELAVLNVGRYHSWHSDFNPGNAKQAVLAFMGDVYEGLAAKSLAPAQLDYLSYHLRILSGLYGLLRPLDLMQPYRLEMGTRLTNPRGDHLYHFWGTQITDTINALEGHTVVNLASDEYFKAVKPKQLTARLITPVFEDYKNGQYKIISFYAKRARGLMVRYAALNGIEDAEQLKAFDLEGYQWIEQESDAQRWLFRRRLHD
- a CDS encoding response regulator transcription factor, whose product is MSLNRHIAIVDDDDAIRDALSWLFSTRNHSAQLFASAEELLANYNPDAFGCLILDVRMPGMGGMELFSKLQERAYTPPVVFLTGHGDVPMAVAALKQGAADFIEKPFSDNDIVDLVEGCLSMDQMNRSEWENRTAVGERLACLTPRETEVMKLILTGRLNKQIADDLSISMKTVEVHRARILEKMQVKTAMELAARLRDSGVDVS